The nucleotide sequence GGGCATCTCTGACGGCCGGCAGCGCCGCGTCGCTCTCGGGCAGCAGCGCAAGACCTCGGAGGACGGCGATCCGCTCGCGCCCGTCGCTCACGAAGTAGAGATCATTGGCACGTGCGAGGGCGTCGGTAGTCTCGCGCCGGGCATCCTCGAGAAGAAGGAGCACCCGGGCGGCCTCATCCACCCGCCATGGGTTCAGCACAGGCCCCCCGGGAAATAGCCGGACGACCTCGGGGGAGGGCGGCTCGAGGAGCGTTGCGTGCCCGGCCTTTCGAGCCGCGGTCGGAAAATGTCGCTCGAGCGCCGACCCGTCGCGCCCGACCTCCGTCCGGGCGGTGGAGAGCCAGGTCGAGGCCGCCTCGGAGACGCGGGGAGCGAGCCTCGCCTCGAGCGCGTCGATGCTCGCGCGAAGGTTCAACTCACTCAATCGGCTGATCGAGCCCGAGCGCCACGAGGAAACGCGAGGCACACTCCCCACCATGCTTCCCGGGGTAAGGGCGAGCAAAGCGGAATTCGTACATCGGAAGCCGTCCGTTGATCGTCACCGGCCGGATCTCTTCCGAGCGATCGGCGTCCTTCAAGCGCGCCGAGACCGACGGCGGCGATCCGGGTGTCCAGTCGAGCTTCACGTTGACCAGCGAGGTGTGCTTCCAGGTGTGTGCGCCACGCGGTTCACATTTGCACTGGAGCTCTTCCACGATGTCGAAGTCGAGCGCGCTGAATTCGCCCGCCTTCTCGAAGCCGAGGCCGCGGGCGCTGCGGGTGATCACTCCCCAGCCGGCGCCAAAGAGCTTTTCGGGGTCGTTTTCGATCGTCGTCGGCGACCGGCCGGCCTCGGTGTAGCGAAGGCGGAAGCTGGCGGGGGGTGCGGAGCCCTCGAGATCGGTCTCGCAGGGCGAGGATGCGGGCTCCGCCCAGGAGATCATCTTCACCAGCGTGACGTGCTTGGGAGGCTTCGCCGCAGCCGTCGGTGGCCCTCCAGGCCCGTGGTGATGCTCGTGATGCGCTGCTGCATGCGGCCGCCAGAGACTACACGAAAGCAGCAGACAGAGCGGTGCGAGCCAGCGGGCCGTCACGAGACAGCCCGCTGGCCGCCGGCCAGGACCGAGAGCCGACAGCGGCGGAGATAGCGGTCGAGCATCGCATACTGCCGGCCGAGGTCCTGCTCCTGCGTGCCGACCGGCGCCTTGAAGAAGCACGCCGCCTGGGTCATGGGCCCGCTCTCGCCCCGCCGGAGCGCCAGATCCGCGAGCCGTACCAGGTCGATCACCAGCGGCGCGGCGAGGATCGAATCGCATCCCTGCCAGGTGAACTGCATCATCATGCGCGTGCCGAGAAATCCCCGGAAATGGATCAGGTCCCACGCCGTCTTCCAGTCGCCGAGCGAGGGGACGTAGGTGATGTCGACGCTGGTCTCGGGGGAATAGCCGAGCACGCCGCGGACCACTCCGTCCTTGGTCTCCAGCTTGGCGGCCTTCACCTCGGGTTCGTTCAGGGCGGCGCCATCGGAATTGCCGAGCAGGTTCTCGCCGTGCCAGGCGAGCACCTGGAGATCCCGCTCACGAAAGAGCGATGCCAGCCCCGACTTGACCAGGGTCTCGCCCGTCTTGCCGTCGGTTCCGGCGAAGGGTACGCCCTCACGCTCCGCCAGCTCGCGAATCGCCGGAACGAGCGCCGCGGGCGACGCCGCGAAGTTGACGAACACCGCGCCCTCGCGGATCGCAGCGCAGGCGTACAGCGTGCTCGGGCGGAAGACCGCCGCACCACGCCTGGTGAGACTCTCCTCGAGCGCTGCAAGCGTCAGGTGATCTTCCGGAGTGGTGAAGACAGGCTCGGTGGTGGCGAGATTCACCACCACGACCCTCTCCAGGGAGTGCCGCCGCCGAAAGCCTCGGATGTCGCCGGTGAGCTTCTCGACGACCTCCGCGGGCGTTTCGGTGCCCTCCGCCGCCCCGCACGCGGGTGGCCAGCCTCGGGTGCCACCCCCGACGATGTTCCGGTCGATTTGCTCGAGGTCGGCCGCAAGAGGCTCGAGCAGACGGAGGTCGAAGATTCGTCCCGACTCGGCGAGATCGGTCGCGGCATCGAGCAGCGACCCGGCCCGGACTTCCCAACCGCCGAACACGAGAGCGGACGCTGCGGGCATCGACAGCCCTTCGCCCCGCGGGCCCTCGGTCGTGACTCCTCGCAACGGGAAGAGACCGCGCGCGGCGGCGCACGCGCCCACGATCGTCGTGGTCGCCACCGCTCCGCGGGCACCGATGATCCAGACGCCCGTTCGAGGGCCACTCTCCGCGTTCACGGTCTCCCTCCCGGAACGGTTGAACCGCACCTGCCGCTGCGATACGAAGCGCGGGCCCTCCAACCATGAAGCGCCCGCTCGTCGTCGTGCTCGCCCTGGCCGCCGCCTGCGGTCCGGCTGCACGGAATGAGCTCGAGGGTCGGAAAGTCCGCGAAAAGATGCCCGGGCAGACCGATCCGGCGATTCGCGCGAAGCATCTCGTGGAGCGGTTCCCGGGAGTCGAGCGGGTCGACTTCGTGCAGCTGCTCGCCTGGGTCGAGCCCCGCCGGGGCCCGTGCTGGAGCGAGCTTTCTCCAGTCCACCGAACCCCGGTCACGATGCGATACTCGCTCCGCGGGTGGAACCCGATCGCCGAGACCGAGCGCGCCGAGGGTCTCGAGGAACTTCTCGCTCGGGGGTGGACGCGCATCTACCGCGCTCCGCAGGGAGAAGGCGTCGAGCACCGCGCGCCCTTCGCCGCGCTCGACCTGAGCTACGGGCCGGAGCTGCGCTGCCGCTGCGCCGGCGTGGGCGACGCGGTCGAGGAGTCGAAGAGCGACGTGAGCCTCCGCTTCCGCTGGGAGCGCGGCAAGCTGCTCGAGGTGAGCGCGACGGGCGGCGCGCGACACGCGGGGCTCAGCCCGGCGATCACGGCGGGGCACCTCGTCACCTACGACTTCGCCACCGAGGGCGCCTTCCCCGGGGGGAAGCCGGGAAGCTGCGGCGCTCATGTCACGCTCACCCTGCTCATCGAGCCGCCGATCCTCTGAGCCTCACTCGACGACCATCCAGTCGTACGGGTGCGGCAGGACGACGGGATTGCCCGGCGCGCCGGGCGCGAACGGCTCGGGGTACGGGCCGTGGAACATGTCGCTCCCCCGCGGCGCCGGGCAGGACGGCGCCTCAGGACAGGTCGCGGGCGCGGTCGGGTCGACCCCGACGATCGCGATCCCCTTCTGCACCGGCACGTAGATCCTCCCGTCGACAATCGCCGGGCCGCCGCCGCCCGGCGTCGCCGCCGCGGGCAGCGCGACGGTGGCGAGCAGCTCGGGCTTGCGGCTGGTCCTCACCGGCTCCACCACGGGCACGTCGATCGGACTGTCCATCCGCACCACGTCGAGCCGGGTGCCCGTCGGCATGAAGAACATGCCGCTTGCGGCGGCGCCCTCGCCGAAGCTCGCACCGAGCGTGCTCGACGCCCACTTGAAGGCGCCGGTGCAGGCATCGATCGCGAACGCGTTCACGTCGTCGCCCGCCAGCGGGCCGAACGGGAGCGCGGCCGCGGCCGCCAGCGTGCGTCCGGAGAGCACCCCGCCCGCCGCATCGAAGCCGCCGCCCAGGCTGCCGTAGGCGAAGCAGGTCCGCCAGAGGAGCCGCTGCTGGCCGACGCGCAGCGGATCGAAGTCGAGGTCGCCGACCTGCGGCACGTCGGGCTGCTGGGGGAACCCGTAGATGCAGCTGTCCTTGTCGATGCTGACGATCAGGTGGCAGCTGCCGGCTCCGTCGACGTCGACGACTGTCGGCGAGTTGCCGATGTCGAGGTCCGCGACGTCGACCAGACGGCGCTGGTGCCACCACTGCCGCGCGCCGGTGATCGGATCGAGCGCGACCAGCGACTCCGCCAGCTCGCCCATCTGCGGCTTCTGGACGCAGTCTCCGACCGTCAGGTAGAGCCCGGTCCGGTCCCTGCTCATGGCAGGCGCCGTCCAGATGACGCCGCCGAGGCCGTCGCCGTTGACGACCGGATCGAAGGTCCAGAGCTTCTCGCCCGTGAACGCATCGATCGCGTAGAACTGGCCGTTCGAGCAGTCGAGGCCGGTCGATGGGACGTAGAGCACGTCCCGCGGGCCGGTCGAGAAGGGCATGTCCGCGGCGAAGAGCGGCGAGCCGTTGAGCGTATTGCGGTCGCCGCCGAGATCGATGGGCGGCTCGGGCGACCCGAGCGACATCGGCCAGGGCCCGTCACAGAAATAGGCCTGGCAGGCGCTCGGCGCGTCGCGCGTGCAGCCGGGCGGGTCCGCCGGGCAGTTGCCTTTGACGTTGCATTCACACGTGTCCTCGCAGAGCGCGCCGCTCGGGATGGCGCTCCGGTCGGCGATGATCTTGTCCACGTTTAGGCACCAGAGCGTCTTGTCGACGCGATCCACGCCGAAGTAGAGGCGCTTCTCGTCCAGGCCGGTCGCCGGGTTCGTCACCAGCGCCAGGTTCGGCGTCGCCTGCACGCCGGTGTAGGTGCCGAGCGCGCTGCCCACCGGGCCGGCGGTGTGGGTCGCGATCCGCGCGAGCAGGCGTGGCGGCGCGGGCGGCGAGGCGTCGAGGCCGCTCACGTCGTAGACATAGAACCAGCCAACCATGTCGCCAAAGAACACCAGCTGGTCGCCGACCACGGGCGTGTGGTTGACGACGGTCACGCCGAAGGTCGGGGGGCCGTCCGCGAGGAGCCTCGCCAGCAACGTGAGATCGGGCGCGTTCGCCGGCGTCAGCCTCGGATCGTCGCCGACGTTGGCGGTATTCTGCGCGTCGAAGAAGCGGCGCGGCCAGCTGCCCGCGAGCGTCGTCGTCGTGACCTGGGGGCTTGTTCCACACCCCCGCGTGGTGAGGGTGGTGGTGGTGGTGGTGGTGGTGGTCGGCGGCGGGGTGGTCGTGGTCGTCACGTCGATCTGCGCCTGAGCGACCAGGAAGCCCGGATTGGCGACGGACCAGAAGTCGCCCTGATCCGCATTGGTCTGGAGACCGATGCCGTTGACGACGTTGCCGGCGAGGTAGAACGTCACGGGCCCCACCCCGGGATCCGGCGCGACCCAGTCGATGTCCCACGAGCTGCCGACGCCGGTGGCGCCGACGAGGCCGATCGGCTTCGGTGTCGAATGCGTCGCCTGGCCGTCGACCCCGCTCACCCACGCGCTCGCGTCGAGGGCTTGAAGCGCGCCGGCCGTGGCCTCGAGGTCGAATCCTGCGAAGCGCGGTGCGGGAAGGGCGACGCCCCGCACCCAGGCCTGGAGGTGATAGGTGGTCCCGGGGACGTACGCATCCGGCAGCCCCACCACCGAAACGTCAGTCGTCGTGTTCGGGGTCACTCCGGCGAAACCGTGGCACGTGCAGCCCTGGCTCGGCCGGGCGACGCCGGTGATGCCGGTCGAGTACCCCGAGGCGAATGGCGCCAGCGCAAGGCCGACGGCCACGACACCGAGCAGCAGCGAAGTCGTTCGGCTCATGGGTCACCCCTCATTCAATAGCCTCTTCATCGGCCCGCCCTCACCAGGCGAGCCCCACCAGGCCGCACCGCCCGTCGTCCACGCCGTCGCCGGAGACGAGGTTGGCGGGCCGGCACCGGTGCGTCCCGGCGACGGCCGCGCAATCGTTGGTGCTGTAGGTGGATTCGCTCGAGCTGGCGCAGAACGTCGCCGGGGCGCCGCAGGCGGCCGCCGGCAGGCCAGAGGGAACATTGGCCGTCTCCTCGCACCCCCACTTGAGCGGCGCGCTGAAGTCGACCGGCCCGGTCAGGTCGTTCAGCATCCAGTTGGAGCCGTTCGAGCCGACCGACGCTGCGGCATTCGGAACCCATCCGTTGGCGTGCATGCATCGGTAGCCGATGGGACCGCCCGCAACGATGGTATAACCCTGCGCGACGGTGGTGCCGTCGGCGAGCGTCTGTCCGGCGGCATCGAGCAGCTCGGTCTCGAGCGCCCTCGGGTCGGCCCAGATGCCGACTTTGGCGCCGGCGCGGGGTGATGCCGGGCGCCACACGCCGCCGGTCGCGCCGTAGCTCTCCGGTGGCACGGAGAGCGCCTGGCTACCCGTGTCGTCGCGCAGCGGCTGCGCCTGGTTCGTCACCGATGACGCCAGGTGCACGTCCACGTAGACGGATCCCGTGGTGGTGTTCGTGTAGGGAGCCGGGCCCACCCAGTAGTCGTTTCGGATCCACTGCCGGATATCGAGCTGCTGGTTCGGCGCGATCGGCACTCCCGCATCGACGTCGCCGAGCGTCAGGGAGAGGCTCGTGCCGCGCGCCACGGCGATCGGCACCGCTTCGCCCGCGCGCGCCACCGTCACGTACGCGGTTCCGGCCGACGCCGTGATGTCGATTCCGGTGATGAAGCAGGGCTGCTGGGTGTTGTCGCAGGTGGGCGCGGTTCCCACTGCGAGCGTCGTCACCTGCGTCCCTACCCGCGCCGGACGAGCGACGGTGAAGGTCGTGCCCGCGAGCTGGACGCCGTCGGCGGGCGGCGCCGGGGGGGAGAGCGTCGGCTGGTTCAGGTCACAGACGACCAGCGCGGCGTCGGGCGAAGGATCGCCGGCCACGGCGCCGCAGCGAGCCGCGCCGGCGATGATCCACGCCTTGATCTTCTGGACCCCGCCCGGGCACTGGTAGAGGTAGCCGGTGCTCAGGTTCGGCATCGGGTTCCCTTCGCCGAACTTGAGATCGCCCGTCAGCTTGTCGACCAGGTAGCTGTTCCAGGCCCGCTTGGGATCGACGCGCAACTTGCCGACGCCGCCGGCGGCCGTGTTGACCGGCGAGCGGTTGACCAGGGCCGCGTACCAGCCGTCCTCCGTGTTGTAGCTGACGGGCATGCCGCCGTTGCCGCTGCTGCCGTGACAGCCCGCGAAGCAGGACTGCTCGAGAATGGGGGCGATCCCTTCCCAGGCCGACGCCGAGGAGCAGCCATGTGCGCGGGCCTCGGAATGGAGCCCGAGCAGGGCGAGCGCGACGCCCGCCGCGCATCCGACGATTTTTCGCAGGACGGATTTCATGGCTCCCCCGTTAGAGACCCGGTCCGCAGCCCGAGCAGTAGCCGATGTCGCTCGGCGACTTGGGCAGCCGTCCGGGTGTCCCGTACTTGAAGTTGGTCGGGTCCGACTGGAAGTCCTGGATCGCCTGCTGGTTGAGCGAGCCGTCCGAGTTGAGGATCGGGTCGAGGGGCCAGTACATCACCACGCCGATGCACATCTCGTCCTCGGCCACGTTGGCGAAGACGATGTTCGCCGGGACGCAGTTGCCCGTTCCCCTCGTGCAGATGGCGGGGTTGGGATACGGGCCGTCGACCGGATGGCAGTCGGGCTCCTGTCCCAGCGCGCAGCCCGGCGGATCCGTTGCGGGGTTCGGCGGGCACACCTGGGCGGGCGATCCGATAGAACCCGGAGGTATGCCCGGAAACTCCTCGCATCCGTAGCGGACGCGGTAGATCAGCTGCTTGATCCCGAGATCGTCCTTCTGCTCGCCGAAGAGCACCTCGTCCCCGACGACGCCGTCGCGGATCATCGTCCGGAAGGGCTCCGGCGCCTGCTCGGTCTGGATGACGCCGTTGTTGTGAATGCAGTGGGTCGCGAGGGCGTCACCCTTGTGCAGGATCAGCGGACCGTCCGGCTCTTTGTAGTAGCGGCAGACGGGAGGATCGTCCCAGTGCCAGTCGGCGTAGATGTGCTCCGGCGGGAGGCCGTTCTGGCTCACGCCGCACTCCTGGGGCCTGGTGCCGCCGCCCGCCTCCTCCGGGCTCAGCCCGCCGGTGCGGATCGGGTTGGCCGGGAGGATGTCGATCGTCCCCTTCACCGTCCGCTTGTGGCTGTGGATGGCGAGGATGCCGATCGCGAGATCGTAGGGCGCGTACCAGACGCTGCCCGTGTTCCCGATCGTGTACGGCGGGAAGAACGTGGTGGCGACGTTCGCGACGACGTCGAAGCCGACGCTGATCGGCTTGTAGCTGCCGTCGGCGACCGGCGCCGAGAAGAGCTGGATGATCATCTCGCCGACGGTCCCGCCGATCGGCGTCGTGCCCGGCGCGGGCCAGCCGTCCTCCGCGTGCTGGGCGATCAGCCCGCCCGTCTGGTTGCGGAAGTTCCGGAAGGTGGTGTTGCCCTGGTAGCCGATCGGCAGCTCAGAGACGACGTGGTGGTCGCAGGCCCAGAGCTGGTCTTCGAGGTTGTACACCGCGCGGCCGGTGGGCAGGTCGACGAAGAGGCGGCCCGGGTACTGCGTGGCGTTGCGGAACTGCTGGTTGTAGCCGTTGTAGACCGAGCAGTGGAAGCGCGGGTCGCTGCCGGGACACGTCTCGGCGCCCGACTGATAGCTGCCGGGCGGCGGCGGGTTGCCGTTCGTCCCGCACTGGTCGTAGCTCGAGGCCGTCGCGGTGTCGTCGGGGTTGTTGCAGGGGTTCGCGCCCTGCAGCTGCCCCGTCCCCTGGAAGCCCACGCCCGGGTTCCAGCAGGTGCCGTGGTGGCTGCCGAAGTGGTTGTAGAACTCGGAGGCGACGTTCCACTCGCGGCGATTGGCGAGCGCGACGTTGTCGTCGTTCAGCTGAGCGGTGTTCTCGAAGCGGACGATCGCCTCGGCGACCCGGTCGTAGATCGCGGGGTCGGTGCCGACCTGCCACGGACCGTAGTGGACGCGCACGCCCCTCCGGCATTCGACGGTGTAGAGGTTGGTCCCGTCCGTGTCCTGACCCGCCGGCGCCCACCATGGGACCTGGTGATCGATACCCCCCACGGTATCGCAGCCGCGCGCTCGCTCGGTGATCGGGTTGGGCACGTCCGGGCAGAGCTGGGTGAGGCCCCCTCCGGGCTCGTCGAACCCGTCGACGCCGTCGGTGTAGAGCGGCGGCGGCCGGTCGACGGGGCCGTGGAGGAAGCCGGTGATGGGATCGTACGCGGCGCGCACGGGCACGTGGAGCTGCACCGTCGCCGGCAGATCCCAGTAGAGCGGCTGGCAGTCGGTGGTGTAGTTCTCCAGCGACTCGATGTTCCCCGGATTGGGGAGCGGATTCTTCTGCAGCGCCGTCCCGCACCGGTTGCTCGGCTTGAGCTCGGGGTGAGTGTGGTAGTCCGCCCTGACGGTGGTGACGCCGATCAGCAGCGCCGCCACCGCCGCTCCCACCTTCATCGTCGTTGTCAGCGTCATCGTCGTTCCCCCGCTACGAGATTTTCTTGAGAAAACCCTTCTCGTTCTGCGCGAGCATCGCGCCCCGGTGCCACGGATCCTTGCGCAGCGCCGCGAAGAGCTCGCGCCGCGTACGCGGGCCGTGGACCTCGTTGCGCGCGATCGGGCTCAGGATGTACTGGTCACGTATCGTCTGGACGTCGTCGCAGCTGATCGCGGCCAGGGTCAGGTCCGGATCGATCCGGTACGGCTCGGCGGCGTTCCGCCCGAGGATGCCGTTGCGGATGCTCCTCCACGGTTTGCTGGCGCGGCGGGTCGGCTGGTCGACGTCGCCGTCGAGGCCCCACGGCAGGTTGTAGGTGGCCCTGGCTTCGTCCGACATCTGGAAGGCGCGCAGCGCTTCGATCAGCCCCTGCGGCGATCCGCCCCACAGGGCGTCGGTGCCCCACACCACCCGCTTCGGCCCGACCCAGTAGATGAGCTTGCTGAGAAGCCAGCTCGCGCGCGTGGGATTGCCGACGACCGAGCCCCACACCGAGCCGAGCTCGGCGTAGACGTTGGGCACGTTGGCGTGCCGCGCGCTGGCCGGCGCCTCGCCCGCCGCCAGCGGCGTCCCGGGGCTCCCGCCGGGCGCGAAGTGGCGCGCCGACCAGCCGTTCTCGCGCAGCGCGGTGATGAAGTTGTCGACGCCGCGGCTGGTGGAGGGCGCCGCGGTCTCGCCGGGGTAGGGCCCCTTGGAGCTCGTCCCCTGGTTGAACGGTCCGCCGAGGCCGACGCTGTCCCCGTCGTAGCCCGAGTGGTAGATGATGAAGATCACGCCGGTGTTGCTCCTGAGGTCCCAGAACATCGGCGCCACCACGCCGACGTCGCGCGTGGCCGCCTTCTCCTGATCGAAGCTGGGCAGCGCGAAGCCCTTGTGGGCGCAGATGAGGGGCGGCATCCCGTACGTGTCCGCGAGATCCTTCACGTGCTGGATGAACTTGAGACCGAAGGAGTCGTCGAGCCACCAGCCGCTCGTGTTCGGCACGTCGCCCCAGGGCGTGTAGATCTTCCAGGCGCGGAGATAGCCGTCGTTCTGGCCGTACTGCGCGGCGGCGGCGGTCATCAGGTCCATCTCCTCCTGGAAGAAGACGGGCTCCGTGAGCAGCTGGTCGCTGTTGTCTCCGAGTGAGCCGCGATTCGGCATCACGAACTTGTGGCAGAACGTGCGCCGCGTGCCGCCGGCGAGCGTGCGCACGATCTCGGCCGTGTTGATTGATTCGGAGAGGGGCAGGGGCTGGCCGTCCGGTTTCCAGGGGACGGCGGACAGGATGGTGACGTCGGTCGCGCTGTCGAGCATGAGCTCCTTCAGGTAGTGGAAGCGGCTCAGGCACTCGTTGCGGTCGAGCTCCCCGCAGTTCGCCTGGCTCCAGGCGACCAGGAAGAACGCCGCCTCGCCGGTGTTCTCCGTGTACCACTGGGCGCTCGGGACCACGTGGTGCGTCTGGAGGTCCATGATGAACTCGCCGGGCAGGTTGTTGAGCTGGGAGCCGGGATACGCGAGGTCGAAGTAGGTCGGCTCCCCGCGCGTGCCGATCGGGGCGTGCAGCCCGCAGCTGTCCTGGGCCCAGGCGTAGTAGCCGCCGCGCGTGCCCATCACCTTGTTGATCGCCGCCAGGCAGATCGCATACGCGGCGCCCGTCTGCAGGAACTTGCGCCGCGACATCCCGAGCTTGCGGGCGGTCGCCTCGCAGTCCTCGCGGGCGATCTTCATGATCGCGTGCTGCTCCCGCGTCGGCTCGGGCGGGATGAACTCCTCGTTCGAGACCGGCAGGACGTCGATCGGCAGGCGATCGGTCAGCGATTCTTCCATCAGGTCCTTCAAACGCTTCGGCATTTCGCCCTCCCTATCTGTCTATGCGACCTTCTTCACGCGCCCGCCTGCGCGACGACGAGGCCCGAGGCGACCGACCAGAGGTCACCCGGGTCCGGCCGGCAGTTCCCGTTGACGACGTTTCCGGCGAGATAGAACGTGACCGGGCGGGCGCCCGGATCGGGCGCCGCCCAGCGAACCTTCCAGGAGAACTGCTTGTTGCCCGCCAGCGTGTGCGGGGCCTGCGAGCTCACGAACATGCGCGCCATGTGGGCGCGTCCGCGGGTCGCAACCAGCGGCACCACTGCGGCCGCGATCGCTGCCAACCGTCCTCGTCGTTGTTTCTGCATCGCTAACGCGCCTGCACCACCACGTCGAAGGCGATGAACGCCGGCAGCGGCGCACCGGCGCCCGCCGCCGTGAGTGGAATTTCCCCGATGTCCGCGCCGCTCGGCGGCCCGTCCGCCGGTTCGGCGATCTGGATCACCGAGAGCGACGGCGAGCCCAG is from Deltaproteobacteria bacterium and encodes:
- a CDS encoding myo-inositol-1-phosphate synthase, which gives rise to MATTTIVGACAAARGLFPLRGVTTEGPRGEGLSMPAASALVFGGWEVRAGSLLDAATDLAESGRIFDLRLLEPLAADLEQIDRNIVGGGTRGWPPACGAAEGTETPAEVVEKLTGDIRGFRRRHSLERVVVVNLATTEPVFTTPEDHLTLAALEESLTRRGAAVFRPSTLYACAAIREGAVFVNFAASPAALVPAIRELAEREGVPFAGTDGKTGETLVKSGLASLFRERDLQVLAWHGENLLGNSDGAALNEPEVKAAKLETKDGVVRGVLGYSPETSVDITYVPSLGDWKTAWDLIHFRGFLGTRMMMQFTWQGCDSILAAPLVIDLVRLADLALRRGESGPMTQAACFFKAPVGTQEQDLGRQYAMLDRYLRRCRLSVLAGGQRAVS